The genomic segment AATAGATGTGCATACATGATTGTCCTCCTTTCCCAATGCACCACCCTTTTTCTCCATTTTCCCGCAATCTTATATATTTTGCAAGGGAGAACAATTGCCGTGTGAAAGGTTCAATGATTTGGAGATTGTTGATTCCGTGGATTACAGGCTGGAATACGCACAAATAAGGCAGGACCATTTCTGACCCTGCCTCGAACTCAAACCGAAAAAGGACAGGCTGACCTTCCTTTTCCCGGTGTTACATTTCTTCAGGTAAGGCTATTTCTTCGGGTGGTACTTGAACGAAACATTGAGTCGTACCCTATAGCTTACCACCTTCCCGTTTTCCAGTGTTACATCCTGTTTCACCACTTCACCGATACGGAGATCCTTGACGCTCTTTGCAGCGGTTTCTATGGCAATCTTAGCCGCATCCTCCCATGATTTTTCACTGGTACCCACAATCTCGTTAACAACGTAAACGCTGTCTGCCATAACAACCTCCTTTTGATTTTCATTCTTTTTGGAACATTATATGGTTTTAATAGCACAAATATCCGATATGTCAAGAAAACGTTTGAGCCAGGCGCATTTGTGACAATACCACGTGAAATGGTGCATCCTTTATGAAATGGGTTCCATGAAGAACTTGATAGTCA from the Syntrophorhabdaceae bacterium genome contains:
- a CDS encoding dodecin family protein, whose amino-acid sequence is MADSVYVVNEIVGTSEKSWEDAAKIAIETAAKSVKDLRIGEVVKQDVTLENGKVVSYRVRLNVSFKYHPKK